The following proteins are co-located in the Aurantiacibacter atlanticus genome:
- a CDS encoding MBL fold metallo-hydrolase: protein MFARAISLAFLIMLSACVAPQEPVPAPSSGVMEAARDAAASPVHWAQECKDWDVWEKRAPAFRIHGNTYHVGTCGITAIFIAGPSGHVLFDTGTANGSRQVLTNIRVLGFQPENIKAILTSHEHFDHVGGLWWVHQNTGAPIITSAQARGVIVSGAAHAQDPQAGMHPPMRPLPAQFVSTAPAGQPLNIAGLDFTPVETPGHTPGALSWQWESCEGSECVTIVYADSLSAVSRSDYRFSDHPDYVQAYRDGLARLATLKCDILLTPHPSASGMRDKLLTGDLASGMDCAEYAAHVEARLDTRIAEEANAS, encoded by the coding sequence ATGTTCGCTAGGGCAATCTCGCTGGCCTTCCTCATCATGCTTTCGGCGTGCGTGGCCCCGCAAGAACCGGTTCCGGCACCAAGTTCTGGCGTGATGGAGGCCGCGCGCGATGCCGCCGCGTCGCCTGTTCATTGGGCGCAGGAATGCAAGGATTGGGACGTGTGGGAGAAGCGCGCACCCGCCTTTCGCATTCATGGAAACACCTATCATGTCGGGACCTGCGGTATAACTGCGATCTTTATTGCGGGTCCCTCTGGCCATGTGCTGTTCGATACGGGCACGGCCAATGGCTCCCGCCAGGTTCTCACAAACATCCGCGTGCTCGGTTTCCAGCCGGAAAACATCAAGGCTATCCTCACTAGTCACGAACATTTCGATCATGTCGGCGGGTTGTGGTGGGTGCACCAAAATACTGGAGCGCCGATAATCACCTCGGCTCAGGCGCGTGGAGTAATCGTATCTGGTGCGGCACATGCGCAAGACCCGCAGGCGGGCATGCATCCACCCATGCGCCCCCTGCCCGCACAATTTGTCTCTACAGCGCCAGCCGGACAGCCGCTGAATATCGCCGGACTGGACTTTACTCCTGTCGAGACACCAGGCCACACGCCCGGCGCGCTGAGCTGGCAATGGGAAAGCTGCGAAGGCAGCGAATGTGTGACCATTGTCTATGCCGACAGTCTGAGTGCAGTCAGCCGGTCGGATTATCGCTTCTCAGATCATCCCGATTATGTGCAGGCCTATCGCGATGGACTGGCGCGGCTGGCGACACTGAAATGCGATATCCTGCTCACTCCGCACCCCTCGGCCAGTGGTATGCGAGACAAATTGCTGACGGGTGATCTGGCATCGGGCATGGACTGCGCAGAATATGCGGCCCATGTTGAAGCGCGCCTCGACACACGCATTGCAGAAGAAGCGAATGCGTCATGA